Proteins co-encoded in one Montipora capricornis isolate CH-2021 chromosome 12, ASM3666992v2, whole genome shotgun sequence genomic window:
- the LOC138027970 gene encoding DNA ligase 1-like isoform X2 has protein sequence MGGTGLGTGLTAQLAQQQQQLMAMVQTQSLLAAMQAQANANAQAQVQARVKPNMASPMGLLPTPLIPRNQSRDMQRQGRKRGRDDSFGRGGNYGNKRERFDNNRRQQGGNQRNNQQQNRGRQNQQNQQAKKTVIPEKVKEEKKEVAEDGEKVKEEEEEDEQEETAQGDEETEEANSSQEEEKPVKEVNESKPDVEFNDRPLPKAVNFIGEDVDALMISLFDKKRAKYICQQCKIICNIPTSFHKHLLGKRHARTILEKQGKELDVEEFKNFSMGITPVKNSEEDTISSETRSEEKGKEEVPQLSSPSSQQSSSDVEIHVNADFVKYTCDTRKTAKKEGNIITISSVTESRVKIDGFTSGRNMLGCEFVKAVSGFNCRLCKSFIRCGGDVIQHIKGKKHQIKYNTYIREHPQYEELQLKRNKELESVLEPKEGEEVLLFEVLDKDLKTVASKPKTRRKESQTEEVQITKFVIASSEEAEQIHCEPTDLDVDMDGLDEVNDDSFLADESVEEQKGTVSTTEEEDNNLYDPAEITAVDDLLETEPEMETEMEPTPEPTPEPTPAQPEEETEDFLPLTVDHPVNNEENEDAEETLPSTPKSSASPWKDEEPDTPDSPQEELLKSPIEAAPVAVVPMAKRGRKGAGKGGGSIRGGAARGRGRGRGARRSGRAAARTDKAAKAKKGKVNEETDGNEDVTFMEGFEIIDEIGDGED, from the exons ATGGGAGGAACTGGACTAGGGACAGGTCTGACAGCCCAGTTGgcacaacaacagcagcagctaATGGCCATGGTGCAGACTCAGTCACTACTGGCAGCCATGCAAGCACAGGCGAATGCCAATGCTCAAGCCCAGGTGCAAGCCAGGGTGAAGCCCAACATGGCCTCTCCAATGGGACTGCTACCGACCCCTCTGATACCAAGGAATCAATCGAGAGACATGCAGCGGCAAGGTCGCAAACGCGGCAGGGATGACAGCTTTGGCAGAGGAGGGAACTATGGAAACAAGAGGGAGCGTTTTGATAACAACCGCAGACAACAAGGAGGAAACCAACGAAATAACCAGCAACAGAACAGAGGCAGACAAAACCAGCAGAATCAACAAGCCAAGAAGACTGTAATACCTGAAAAGGTGAAGGAAGAGAAAAAGGAAGTTGCTGAGGATGGAGAGAAGGTTAAggaagaggaggaagaagatGAACAAGAAGAAACTGCTCAAG GTGATGAAGAAACTGAGGAAGCTAATTCCTCACAAGAGGAAGAGAAACCAGTGAAAGAAGTTAATGAAAGCAAACCTGATGTCGAATTTAATGACCGTCCTTTGCCAAAGGCAGTCAACTTCATTGGAGAGGATGTTGACGCTTTGATGATTTCTCTGTTTGACAAGAAAAGGGCCAAATACATCTGCCAGCAGTGCAAGATCATTTGCAATATACCCACG AGTTTTCACAAGCATCTTCTTGGAAAGAGACATGCTCGGACTATATTGGAAAAGCAAGGAAAAGAACTTGATGTCGAAGAGTTCAAAAATTTTTCTATG GGAATTACTCCTGTGAAGAATTCAGAGGAGGACACCATTTCATCAGAGACAAGATCAGAGGAAAAAGGCAAAGAGGAAGTGCCTCAATTGTCCAGTCCGTCCTCCCAGCAGTCCAGCTCAGATGTTgagatacatgtaaatgcaGACTTTGTCAAGTACACCTGTGATACAAGGAAAACAGCCAAGAAGGAAGGGAACATCATAACCATATCATCTGTCACAGAGTCACGTGTCAAGATTGATGGTTTCACCAGTGGAAGAAACATGTTAG GTTGTGAGTTTGTCAAAGCAGTGTCTGGATTCAACTGTCGCCTTTGCAAGAGCTTTATCCGCTGTGGGGGTGATGTGATCCAGCACATCAAGGGAAAGAAACATCAAATTAAGTACAAT ACATACATAAGAGAACATCCCCAATATGAAGAACTACAGCTGAAAAGGAATAAAGAACTGGAATCTGTATTGGAGCCTAAAGAAGGGGAGGAAGTGTTGTTGTTTGAAGTTCTTGATAAGGACTTAAAAACGGTTGCCTCGAAGCCCAAAACTCGCCGTAAAGAGTCACAAACCGAGGAG GTGCAGATAACCAAGTTTGTGATAGCGTCATCGGAGGAAGCAGAGCAGATACACTGTGAACCAACCGATCTGGATGTTGACATGGATGGTCTTGATGAGGTTAACGACGACTCGTTCCTGGCAGACGAAAGTGTTGAGGAACAAAAGGGAACTGTTTCCACAACGGAGGAGGAAGACAACAACCTGTACGATCCAGCAGAAATCACCGCTGTTGATGATTTGCTGGAAACTGAGCCGGAAATGGAAACGGAAATGGAACCGACACCGGAACCGACACCGGAACCGACACCAGCGCAGCCTGAG GAGGAGACAGAGGATTTTCTTCCGCTCACAGTAGATCATCCTGTTAACAATGAAGAGAATGAGGATGCTGAGGAAACTTTGCCATCTACACCCAAAAGCTCTGCTAGCCCGTGGAAAGACGAGGAGCCTGACACACCAGATAGTCCTCAAGAAGAGCTTCTGAAGTCTCCTATTGAAGCAGCGCCCGTTGCCGTCGTCCCTATGGCTAAGCGTGGCAGGAAGGGTGCCGGGAAAGGCGGTGGGTCCATCAGAGGGGGCGCGGCAAGAGGACGCGGGCGCGGTCGGGGAGCGAGGCGCAGTGGAAGAGCCGCGGCTAGAACTGACAAGGCCGCGAAGGCTAAAAAGGGCAAAGTAAACGAGGAAACCGATGGAAATGAAGATGTCACTTTTATGGAGGGCTTTGAAATTATCGATGAGATAGGCGATGGTGAAGATTAA